One genomic region from Cellulomonas hominis encodes:
- a CDS encoding cytochrome b — MSTVDSPTRAAGAPPTAGARAAGATADYLDQRTGIGVAVKEFARKIFPDHWSFLLGEIALYAFIVLLISGTFLTMFFVPSMNEVHYHGPWAAMDGVQMSEAFASTLRLSFEVRGGLLMRQIHHWAALIFMAAIVTHMMRVFFTGAFRKPRELNWLVGFTLMILGLLAGFSGYSLPDDVLSGNGLRIADGVARAIPILGSYISFALFGGEFPGTDLIPRLFTVHVLLVPALILALIGLHLLFVVLHKHTQYPGSGRSDKNVVGYPLFPVYVAKAGGFFFIVFSVIALMAATMTINPVWNYGPFDPGVVSAGAQPDWYMLFLEGGLRLMPGWEFVIGQYTVSMNILIPGVVIPGLLFTTLALWPFIESLATGDKREHHVLDRPRNAPFRTAFGVSFLTAFFILILAGSNDLIATHFHLSINDITWTFRVLLFVGPAIAFWVTKRICLALQRKDRELVLHGHETGRIVRFASGEYIEVHKPLDAHERWLRVQHEPRRPIEIEPAEDSRGVRRKGYRSDRLRQRLSRVFYEDRVEPVTPAELLAAQSHGGHDALPAAHDEHEAIGAGASGARHLAADTEDTEGTSTH; from the coding sequence ATGAGCACCGTCGACTCCCCCACCCGCGCGGCAGGCGCGCCGCCGACGGCCGGCGCCCGCGCCGCCGGGGCGACCGCGGACTACCTGGACCAGCGCACCGGCATCGGCGTCGCGGTCAAGGAGTTCGCCCGCAAGATCTTCCCCGACCACTGGTCGTTCCTGCTCGGCGAGATCGCGCTGTACGCGTTCATCGTGCTGCTCATCTCGGGCACGTTCCTCACGATGTTCTTCGTGCCCTCCATGAACGAGGTGCACTACCACGGCCCCTGGGCCGCGATGGACGGCGTGCAGATGTCCGAGGCGTTCGCCTCGACGCTGCGGCTGTCGTTCGAGGTGCGCGGCGGCCTGCTCATGCGGCAGATCCACCACTGGGCCGCGCTGATCTTCATGGCGGCGATCGTCACGCACATGATGCGCGTGTTCTTCACCGGCGCCTTCCGCAAGCCGCGCGAGCTCAACTGGCTCGTCGGCTTCACGCTGATGATCCTGGGCCTTCTCGCCGGCTTCTCCGGCTACTCGCTCCCCGACGACGTGCTGTCCGGCAACGGCCTGCGCATCGCGGACGGCGTGGCCCGCGCGATCCCGATCCTCGGCTCGTACATCTCGTTCGCGCTGTTCGGCGGCGAGTTCCCGGGCACCGACCTGATCCCGCGCCTGTTCACCGTGCACGTGCTGCTGGTGCCGGCGCTGATCCTCGCGCTCATCGGCCTGCACCTGCTGTTCGTCGTGCTGCACAAGCACACGCAGTACCCGGGCTCGGGCCGGTCGGACAAGAACGTCGTCGGCTACCCGCTGTTCCCGGTGTACGTCGCGAAGGCCGGCGGCTTCTTCTTCATCGTGTTCTCGGTCATCGCGCTGATGGCCGCGACGATGACGATCAACCCGGTCTGGAACTACGGCCCGTTCGACCCGGGCGTCGTGTCCGCGGGCGCGCAGCCCGACTGGTACATGCTGTTCCTCGAGGGCGGCCTGCGCCTGATGCCGGGCTGGGAGTTCGTCATCGGCCAGTACACGGTGTCGATGAACATCCTCATCCCCGGCGTGGTCATCCCCGGCCTGCTGTTCACGACGCTGGCGCTGTGGCCCTTCATCGAGTCGCTGGCCACCGGCGACAAGCGCGAGCACCACGTGCTGGACCGTCCGCGCAACGCGCCGTTCCGCACCGCGTTCGGCGTCTCGTTCCTGACGGCGTTCTTCATCCTCATCCTGGCCGGCTCGAACGACCTGATCGCGACGCACTTCCACCTGTCGATCAACGACATCACGTGGACGTTCCGGGTGCTGCTGTTCGTCGGCCCGGCGATCGCGTTCTGGGTGACCAAGCGCATCTGCCTGGCGCTGCAGCGCAAGGACCGGGAGCTGGTGCTGCACGGCCACGAGACCGGGCGCATCGTCCGGTTCGCGTCCGGCGAGTACATCGAGGTGCACAAGCCCCTCGACGCCCACGAGCGGTGGCTGCGGGTGCAGCACGAGCCGCGGCGGCCGATCGAGATCGAGCCGGCCGAGGACTCGCGCGGCGTGCGCCGCAAGGGCTACCGGTCCGACCGGCTGCGCCAGCGGCTGTCCCGCGTGTTCTACGAGGACCGCGTCGAGCCGGTCACGCCGGCGGAGCTGCTCGCGGCGCAGTCGCACGGCGGGCACGACGCCCTCCCCGCGGCGCACGACGAGCACGAGGCGATCGGGGCCGGCGCGTCCGGGGCCCGGCACCTCGCGGCCGACACCGAGGACACCGAGGGCACCTCGACGCACTGA
- a CDS encoding superoxide dismutase — MADYTLPDLPYDYAALEPHISGRIMELHHDKHHATYVAGANTTLEKLAAARESGDLGAVAGLEKTLAFNLGGHVNHSVFWQNLSPDGGDKPVGELAAAIDEFFGSFDKFQAHFTANATTIMGSGWSILAWDSIGEKLVIVQLYDQQGNIPLGIVPIVVLDMWEHAFYLDYVNVKADYVKAWWNIVNWADAGERFTRARTQTAGLIVPSL, encoded by the coding sequence ATGGCCGACTACACCCTTCCGGACCTGCCCTACGACTACGCGGCGCTCGAGCCGCACATCTCCGGCCGCATCATGGAGCTGCACCACGACAAGCACCACGCGACGTACGTGGCCGGCGCGAACACGACGCTGGAGAAGCTCGCCGCGGCCCGGGAGTCCGGCGACCTCGGCGCCGTCGCGGGCCTGGAGAAGACGCTGGCCTTCAACCTCGGCGGCCACGTGAACCACTCGGTGTTCTGGCAGAACCTCTCCCCGGACGGCGGCGACAAGCCGGTCGGCGAGCTGGCCGCGGCGATCGACGAGTTCTTCGGGTCGTTCGACAAGTTCCAGGCGCACTTCACGGCGAACGCCACCACGATCATGGGCTCCGGCTGGTCGATCCTCGCGTGGGACTCGATCGGCGAGAAGCTCGTCATCGTGCAGCTGTACGACCAGCAGGGCAACATCCCGCTCGGCATCGTGCCGATCGTCGTGCTCGACATGTGGGAGCACGCGTTCTACCTCGACTACGTCAACGTCAAGGCGGACTACGTCAAGGCGTGGTGGAACATCGTGAACTGGGCCGACGCCGGCGAGCGCTTCACCCGCGCCCGCACCCAGACCGCGGGGCTGATCGTCCCGTCGCTCTGA